The Sinomonas sp. P10A9 genome includes a window with the following:
- a CDS encoding FAD-binding oxidoreductase, giving the protein MTLNIEATEEAMRTDTRAFAAHPRASFDPAARAAAATDRSGYEPPTLPDAVVHAESVDDVVQALELAHAHQLPVVPRGAGTGLAGGASAEAGEVVLDVSRMNRILSIDPVEMVAVVEPGVLNAEVNAAAAEFGLFYAPDPASTAICSIGGNIATNAGGMWCAKYGVTRESVLGLRVVLADGRILRTGRSTIKGVTGYDLNALFIGSEGTLGVVVEATLRLRPRPVRTETLAAYFPDVEAAGRAASAITAARIQPSILELMDGPTLDAVDRAEGTGHRALGGAFLLAQTDGYGAHLELDAIAEAIGPYASSLHRAADAAEAEALVKARRDAIPSLEKLGRVSIGDIAVPRNRLAEAFAGLEEIAARTGTRIFSVAHAADGNLHPMIVVDPAESITSGPAKAALGDMFHLARRLGGTLTGEHGVGVLKREWVGEELGETSRTLQQAIKGALDPAGTLNPGKAI; this is encoded by the coding sequence ATGACGCTCAACATCGAGGCCACCGAAGAAGCCATGCGCACTGACACCCGCGCGTTCGCCGCGCACCCCCGAGCCAGCTTCGACCCCGCCGCGCGGGCCGCCGCGGCCACCGACCGTTCCGGCTACGAGCCACCCACCCTGCCGGACGCCGTCGTCCACGCCGAGTCCGTCGACGACGTGGTCCAGGCCCTCGAGCTGGCCCACGCGCACCAGCTGCCGGTGGTGCCCAGGGGCGCAGGCACGGGGCTCGCGGGCGGCGCGAGCGCCGAAGCCGGCGAGGTCGTGCTGGACGTCTCGCGCATGAACCGCATCCTGAGCATCGATCCCGTGGAGATGGTCGCGGTGGTCGAGCCGGGCGTCCTCAACGCCGAGGTCAACGCCGCGGCGGCCGAGTTCGGCCTCTTCTACGCGCCGGACCCGGCGAGCACGGCGATCTGCTCGATCGGCGGCAACATCGCGACGAACGCGGGCGGCATGTGGTGCGCCAAGTACGGCGTGACGCGCGAGTCGGTGCTCGGCCTGCGGGTAGTCCTCGCCGACGGACGCATCCTCCGCACCGGCCGCTCCACCATCAAGGGCGTCACTGGCTACGACCTCAACGCGCTCTTCATCGGCTCCGAAGGGACCCTCGGCGTGGTGGTCGAGGCGACGCTGCGGCTGCGGCCGCGTCCGGTGCGCACCGAGACCCTCGCGGCCTACTTCCCCGACGTCGAGGCGGCAGGCCGGGCAGCGTCGGCGATCACGGCGGCGAGGATCCAGCCCTCGATCCTCGAGCTCATGGACGGCCCGACGCTGGACGCCGTGGACCGGGCCGAGGGCACTGGGCACCGCGCACTCGGCGGAGCCTTCCTCCTCGCCCAGACAGACGGCTACGGGGCCCACCTCGAACTCGACGCGATCGCCGAGGCCATCGGCCCCTATGCGTCGTCCCTCCACCGGGCCGCCGATGCGGCGGAGGCCGAAGCGCTCGTCAAGGCGCGGCGCGACGCTATCCCCTCGCTCGAGAAGCTCGGGCGCGTCTCCATCGGGGACATCGCCGTCCCGCGGAACCGTCTCGCCGAGGCTTTCGCGGGGCTCGAGGAGATTGCAGCCCGGACCGGGACGAGGATCTTCAGCGTCGCGCACGCGGCGGACGGCAACCTGCACCCGATGATCGTGGTCGACCCGGCGGAGTCCATCACCTCGGGCCCGGCCAAGGCCGCCCTCGGCGACATGTTCCACCTGGCCCGCAGGCTCGGCGGGACCCTCACGGGCGAGCACGGTGTGGGCGTGCTCAAGCGTGAATGGGTGGGCGAGGAGCTCGGAGAGACCTCCCGCACGCTCCAGCAGGCGATCAAGGGTGCCCTCGACCCCGCGGGCACCCTGAACCCGGGCAAGGCCATCTGA
- a CDS encoding NAD(P)(+) transhydrogenase (Re/Si-specific) subunit beta — protein sequence MTASAVIDPTWTALLYLVAAVCFILALKGLSSPKHARRGNAVGALGAVVALVTVFLSSRLENIPWILAAIAVGAAIAAPVARRVKMTQMPQLVALFNGVGGGAAALVALLELPHAGGPDGGWIRLAIVFTLLIGAVSFAGSAVTFAKLQELMTTRPVTFLGLPFLMGAVLLAALIAAGAVVAVPLSDTSVTLAVVLLALGLVAGVLLVLPVGGADVPIVISLLNAFTGIAVAASGLVLGNVLLVVAGTLVGASGTILTRLMAAAMGRSVTHIMFGAFQGGSTAGSTAVSDRPVRSSNAEDVAVLLGYAQKVIIVPGYGLAVAQGQHTAAELAQALEARGIDVEFAIHPVAGRMPGHMNVLLAEANVPYESLKEMSEINGEFRQTDVALVVGANDVVNPAAKSTPGSPIYGMPILEVGDARQVVFLKRSMRPGFAGIENELLYEPQTTLLFGDAKDSLAKVLTAVKAL from the coding sequence GTGACCGCCTCGGCCGTCATCGACCCGACCTGGACGGCACTGCTCTATCTCGTCGCCGCCGTGTGCTTCATCCTCGCGCTCAAGGGGCTGTCCTCGCCCAAGCACGCCCGCCGCGGGAACGCGGTCGGGGCCCTCGGCGCCGTCGTCGCGCTCGTGACTGTGTTCCTCTCGAGCCGACTCGAGAACATCCCCTGGATCCTCGCGGCGATCGCGGTGGGTGCGGCGATCGCGGCGCCCGTGGCCCGGCGGGTCAAGATGACGCAGATGCCGCAGCTCGTCGCGCTGTTCAACGGCGTGGGCGGCGGCGCGGCCGCGCTCGTGGCGCTGCTTGAGCTGCCGCACGCGGGCGGTCCGGACGGCGGCTGGATACGGCTCGCGATCGTCTTCACCCTGCTGATCGGCGCCGTCTCGTTCGCGGGCTCGGCGGTGACCTTCGCAAAGCTCCAGGAGCTCATGACCACGCGGCCGGTCACGTTCCTCGGTCTGCCTTTCCTCATGGGGGCCGTGCTCCTGGCAGCACTCATCGCGGCTGGGGCGGTGGTGGCCGTGCCCCTCTCGGACACGTCGGTCACGCTCGCCGTCGTGCTCCTTGCGCTCGGCCTCGTGGCCGGCGTCCTGCTGGTGCTGCCCGTGGGCGGGGCGGACGTGCCGATCGTCATCTCGCTGCTCAACGCGTTCACCGGCATCGCCGTTGCGGCCAGTGGGCTGGTGCTCGGCAATGTCCTGCTCGTGGTCGCGGGCACGCTCGTGGGCGCCTCCGGCACGATCCTCACCCGGCTCATGGCCGCGGCCATGGGCCGCAGCGTCACCCACATCATGTTCGGTGCCTTCCAGGGAGGCTCGACGGCAGGCTCCACCGCGGTCTCGGACCGTCCCGTGCGCTCGTCGAACGCCGAGGACGTGGCCGTCCTCCTTGGATATGCGCAGAAGGTCATCATCGTGCCCGGGTACGGGCTCGCCGTGGCCCAGGGCCAGCACACCGCTGCCGAGCTGGCGCAGGCGCTCGAGGCGCGCGGGATCGACGTCGAGTTCGCGATCCACCCCGTTGCCGGACGCATGCCGGGGCATATGAACGTTCTCCTCGCCGAGGCGAACGTGCCGTACGAGTCGCTGAAGGAGATGAGCGAGATCAACGGCGAGTTCAGGCAGACGGACGTCGCGCTCGTGGTGGGCGCGAACGACGTCGTGAACCCCGCCGCGAAGTCCACGCCCGGCTCGCCGATCTACGGCATGCCGATCCTCGAGGTCGGGGATGCGCGGCAGGTCGTGTTCCTCAAGCGGTCCATGCGGCCGGGGTTCGCTGGCATCGAGAACGAGCTCCTCTACGAGCCGCAGACCACGCTGCTGTTCGGCGATGCGAAGGATTCGCTCGCCAAGGTCCTCACCGCGGTCAAGGCCCTCTGA
- a CDS encoding NAD(P) transhydrogenase subunit alpha: MGGVEVLTILVFAVFVGFEVVSKVSSILHTPLMSGANAIHGIILVGAIVVAGQAEDGWVLAVALLAVVLATANLVGGFVVTDRMLEMFRGRRPAARGTAARGEGGEGTK; encoded by the coding sequence ATGGGCGGCGTGGAGGTGCTCACGATCCTCGTCTTCGCGGTGTTCGTGGGCTTCGAAGTGGTCTCGAAGGTGTCCAGCATCCTGCACACGCCGCTCATGTCGGGCGCGAACGCGATCCACGGGATCATCCTCGTGGGCGCGATCGTGGTGGCGGGCCAGGCGGAGGACGGATGGGTGCTCGCGGTGGCGCTGCTCGCCGTCGTGCTCGCGACCGCGAACCTCGTGGGCGGGTTCGTCGTGACGGACCGCATGCTCGAGATGTTCAGGGGACGCAGGCCTGCCGCTCGCGGAACGGCAGCCCGCGGCGAGGGCGGGGAGGGCACCAAGTGA
- a CDS encoding Re/Si-specific NAD(P)(+) transhydrogenase subunit alpha, with protein sequence MRVGIPRERLVGEKRVAATPESVRQLAGLGLDVAIESGAGASAGHADAEYAEAGAEVVAALDLRGIDLLAHVRPLHPVTAAGLPSGAMTVGLASPSTELPTVRALTDARITAFALELVPRISRAQSMDALTSQALVTGYRCVLEAAIRFPRFFPLYMTAAGTIPPAKVLVLGAGVAGLQAIGTAKRLGARVSANDIRPASADEVASMGGTFIRLDLEGAEASGGYARELTADRGALQRELLAPHVADADVLITTAAVPGRRAPLLVTRGMVAGMKSGSVVVDMAAESGGNVEGSLPGEDVAVATADGAGEVTVVGLKDAASAMAADASRLYAKNVANFIALLVPRADGEVLPDFDDEVVAGACLTHDGEVWHAPTAEALAALATARAVPRESEDTEDTEEGVG encoded by the coding sequence GTGAGGGTGGGCATCCCGAGGGAGCGGCTCGTGGGGGAGAAGCGCGTGGCCGCGACTCCGGAGTCGGTCCGGCAGCTGGCGGGGCTCGGTCTCGACGTCGCCATCGAGTCCGGGGCCGGCGCCTCGGCCGGACATGCCGACGCCGAGTACGCCGAGGCGGGCGCCGAGGTCGTGGCAGCCCTGGACCTGAGGGGCATCGATCTCCTCGCCCACGTGAGGCCCCTCCATCCCGTGACGGCTGCGGGGCTGCCATCGGGCGCCATGACCGTTGGCCTCGCCTCGCCGTCGACCGAGCTGCCCACCGTTCGCGCCCTGACGGATGCACGGATCACGGCCTTTGCGCTCGAGCTCGTGCCCCGCATCTCACGCGCGCAGTCGATGGACGCGCTCACGTCTCAGGCGCTCGTGACCGGGTACCGGTGCGTGCTCGAGGCGGCGATCCGCTTCCCCCGCTTCTTCCCCCTGTACATGACGGCCGCAGGCACGATCCCCCCGGCCAAGGTGCTCGTGCTCGGGGCCGGGGTGGCGGGCCTGCAGGCCATCGGCACCGCCAAGCGCCTCGGCGCGCGGGTCTCGGCCAATGACATCCGCCCGGCCTCCGCGGACGAGGTCGCATCGATGGGCGGCACGTTCATCCGGCTCGACCTCGAGGGCGCCGAGGCCTCCGGCGGCTATGCGAGGGAGCTCACCGCGGACAGGGGGGCGCTCCAGCGCGAGCTGCTCGCCCCGCACGTCGCGGACGCGGACGTGCTCATCACCACGGCTGCCGTGCCGGGCCGCCGTGCGCCGCTCCTCGTCACGCGGGGGATGGTCGCGGGGATGAAGTCCGGCTCGGTGGTCGTGGACATGGCGGCGGAATCGGGCGGCAACGTCGAGGGCTCGCTCCCCGGCGAGGACGTCGCGGTGGCGACGGCCGACGGCGCCGGCGAGGTCACCGTCGTCGGGCTCAAGGACGCCGCGTCGGCGATGGCCGCCGACGCGTCGCGCCTGTACGCGAAGAACGTCGCGAATTTCATTGCGCTGCTCGTTCCGCGGGCAGACGGCGAGGTGCTCCCGGACTTCGACGACGAGGTGGTTGCCGGGGCGTGCCTCACGCACGACGGCGAGGTGTGGCACGCGCCGACGGCTGAAGCGCTCGCGGCGCTCGCCACCGCACGGGCTGTGCCCCGGGAGAGCGAAGACACCGAGGACACCGAGGAAGGAGTGGGCTGA
- a CDS encoding MFS transporter, with product MPETTVETQGGPAAPRTLRVKSHTRFLVLGLIFIITVINYADRSNMSIAGADMTKSLGITPVQLGFIFSAFSWAYVVGQLPGGYLLDRFGAKRMYGWSLVLWSAATLVVGFVGLVSTPVLVTVGVLFALRLVLGIVEAPAFPANARITTMWFPTRERGQATAVFNSAQYLATAMFAPIMGWMTFQFGWRWGFFALGIAGVVLGLVWFRWMDVPSKHRRVSPSEIEAIREGGGLVDLDEKKSLAASRSTLTRHQFGQLFTSRMFWGLYVAQYAVNALTYFFTTWFPIYLVSARHLNILQAGFIAAIPALAGFLGGMLGGFVSDLMLRRGVSLTAARKIPSVVGMLLAMLICICPFTDSTPLIVALMTLAFFGKGVAALGWAFATDMAPKEANSVSGSIMNAIGNIAGIVTPIVIGFAISATGSFDIALWFVGAHGAVALVGYAIMGRVKRLEFSARPA from the coding sequence GTGCCAGAGACCACCGTCGAGACCCAGGGAGGGCCCGCGGCGCCGCGGACCCTCCGGGTGAAGTCCCATACCCGATTCCTTGTCCTCGGGCTCATTTTCATCATCACCGTGATCAATTACGCCGACCGCAGCAACATGTCGATTGCCGGGGCGGATATGACCAAATCCCTGGGAATTACCCCGGTTCAACTCGGATTCATCTTCTCTGCTTTCAGCTGGGCATATGTGGTCGGCCAGCTGCCGGGCGGCTATCTGCTCGACCGGTTCGGGGCGAAGCGGATGTACGGCTGGAGCCTCGTGCTCTGGTCTGCGGCAACGCTCGTGGTCGGGTTCGTGGGCCTCGTGTCGACGCCGGTGCTCGTCACGGTGGGTGTCCTGTTCGCGCTGCGGCTGGTCCTCGGCATCGTCGAGGCGCCGGCGTTCCCCGCCAACGCGCGGATCACGACGATGTGGTTCCCCACCCGCGAACGCGGGCAGGCGACGGCGGTGTTCAACTCAGCCCAGTACCTCGCGACCGCGATGTTCGCGCCCATCATGGGTTGGATGACGTTCCAGTTCGGCTGGCGCTGGGGCTTCTTCGCGCTCGGCATCGCGGGCGTGGTCCTCGGACTGGTCTGGTTCCGCTGGATGGACGTGCCCTCCAAGCACCGACGCGTCTCGCCGTCGGAGATCGAGGCCATCCGCGAGGGTGGCGGGCTCGTGGACCTCGACGAGAAGAAGAGCCTCGCAGCGAGCCGGTCGACGCTCACACGCCATCAGTTCGGGCAGCTCTTCACGAGCCGCATGTTCTGGGGGCTCTATGTGGCCCAGTATGCCGTCAACGCCCTGACGTACTTCTTCACCACCTGGTTCCCGATCTATCTGGTGAGCGCCCGGCACCTCAACATCCTCCAGGCCGGCTTCATCGCAGCGATCCCCGCGCTCGCGGGCTTCCTCGGGGGCATGCTCGGCGGGTTCGTCTCCGATCTCATGCTCCGCCGAGGCGTCTCGCTCACGGCCGCGCGCAAGATCCCGTCGGTGGTCGGCATGCTCCTCGCGATGCTCATCTGCATCTGTCCGTTCACCGACAGCACGCCACTCATCGTCGCGCTCATGACGCTCGCCTTCTTCGGAAAGGGCGTCGCCGCGCTCGGCTGGGCGTTCGCGACCGACATGGCGCCGAAGGAGGCCAACAGTGTTTCGGGCTCAATCATGAATGCGATCGGCAACATCGCGGGCATCGTGACCCCGATCGTCATCGGCTTCGCGATCTCTGCGACCGGCTCGTTCGACATCGCGCTCTGGTTCGTCGGGGCCCACGGTGCCGTGGCCCTCGTGGGCTACGCGATCATGGGCCGCGTGAAGCGGCTCGAGTTCTCCGCCCGTCCAGCGTGA
- a CDS encoding L-talarate/galactarate dehydratase has translation MTLTAADSPGFANPLAALSGGEATLDAIRHVRLSSLTLPLATPISDAKVLTGRQKPMTEIVFLFAEMITEQGHSGVGFSYSKRAGGTAQYAHAREIAENLIGEDPNDIGRIYEKLLWAGASVGRSGVATQAIAALDIALYDLKAKRAGLPLAKLLGGYRDSVRTYNTSGGFLQAPIEEVKERASRSLAEGIGGIKIKVGHPDHRVDLARVTAVREHLGPGVPLMVDANQQWDRAAAIRMGRAFEEFDLTWIEEPLDAYDAAGHAQLAASLDTPIATGEMLSSVAEHLALIEHRSVDIIQPDAPRIGGITPFLRLAALADQAGLQLAPHFAMEIHLHLAAAYPREPWVEHFEWLNPLFNERLETRAGRMIVPSRPGLGFTLSDQARAWTTDTVEFGVK, from the coding sequence ATGACCCTTACCGCCGCAGACTCCCCCGGATTCGCCAACCCCCTCGCTGCCCTCTCGGGAGGGGAGGCGACCCTTGATGCGATCCGGCACGTCAGGCTGTCCTCACTGACGCTCCCGCTGGCCACCCCGATCAGCGACGCCAAGGTGCTCACCGGCAGGCAGAAGCCAATGACCGAGATCGTGTTCCTGTTCGCTGAGATGATCACGGAGCAGGGGCACAGTGGTGTCGGTTTCAGCTACTCGAAGCGTGCAGGCGGGACCGCCCAGTATGCCCATGCCAGGGAGATCGCCGAGAACCTCATCGGTGAGGATCCGAACGACATCGGACGCATCTACGAGAAGCTCCTGTGGGCCGGCGCCTCGGTGGGCCGCAGCGGCGTCGCGACTCAGGCGATCGCAGCTCTCGACATCGCCCTGTATGACCTCAAGGCGAAGCGCGCCGGCCTCCCCCTTGCCAAGCTCCTCGGCGGCTACCGCGACTCCGTGCGGACGTACAACACGTCAGGGGGCTTCCTTCAGGCGCCGATCGAGGAGGTCAAGGAGCGAGCCTCCCGGTCCCTCGCCGAGGGGATCGGCGGGATCAAGATCAAGGTAGGCCACCCGGACCACCGGGTTGACCTGGCCCGCGTGACCGCCGTGCGCGAGCACCTCGGCCCGGGCGTTCCGCTCATGGTCGACGCCAACCAGCAGTGGGACAGGGCGGCGGCCATCCGCATGGGGCGCGCGTTCGAGGAATTCGACCTCACCTGGATCGAGGAGCCGCTGGATGCCTATGACGCCGCCGGCCACGCCCAGCTCGCAGCCTCGCTGGACACGCCGATCGCCACCGGCGAGATGCTCTCGAGCGTCGCGGAGCACCTCGCCCTCATCGAGCACCGCTCTGTGGACATCATCCAGCCGGATGCTCCCCGGATCGGTGGCATCACACCGTTCCTCCGCCTCGCAGCCCTGGCAGACCAGGCCGGACTCCAGCTCGCACCGCACTTCGCGATGGAGATCCACCTGCATCTCGCCGCCGCCTACCCAAGGGAGCCATGGGTCGAGCACTTCGAGTGGCTCAATCCGCTGTTCAACGAGCGCCTCGAAACACGCGCTGGCCGCATGATTGTCCCCTCCCGGCCCGGCCTCGGCTTCACGCTCAGCGATCAGGCCCGCGCCTGGACCACAGACACCGTCGAGTTCGGCGTCAAGTAG